The Rhodamnia argentea isolate NSW1041297 chromosome 10, ASM2092103v1, whole genome shotgun sequence sequence ACGACAAAGAGCCCTTCGATGTTCCATCGTGTTGATCGCCGTTTGCCTAGACCCTACGGGATACATACAAACGACAGCCACAGACTTTAGGGGTTACAATAGATTTCTGTTGGCATCTTTCACACGACTCTCTCCAACTTTAAGAGGCGCACAAAAGCTCAAGTTGAAAGCGGAAACTTTCCTAACGCAGGAGGGAATGGAGAATCCTTGGGACAAATTCATTGGACCCCCAGGACGATTGACAATGTTGGTGGCCACAGAAAGTGACCAAGCACCAAAGAACAAGGGCACTTGTCcttttgttattgttgttgttggagCAATAATAGTAGTACACCTACTTAGATCCAACTCAtctctatgactctctcttaTTGTCTCTCGCCCTCACCGATCTCGCACCCGCTCGTTTTGtactctcacctcaatttgagtatgagtttttctagatttaattaaatatggaTGTGTTTTATGAATATGGATTGAGTCGGGTATATATTGGATATGGGTCTAGCTGTGTATAGGTAACTAGATTTGCATCACAATATATGAATCATAAATAGGTTAAATGTGTTTATTTGGGTCGAATTATTTATGACCCGAcatgtgtcaatttttttaggtTATTACCGCACGAATTAGACAAACAGGGAAAAAGTAAAACCTACATTGCATTTCATCGATAAAGACATGGATGTGATTTATTTTGTCTTAatacaaaattttctccataaATAACACGTCTCTATAAGCAATTTTACAAGAGATATCAAGGGGAAAAAGCTCATAGGAAAGGTCAGAACGATCCCGTCTTGCCATTCCATTCCTTAAATTTTGCCTCTCGGGCTACAccattgtcaaaaaattagacACCATAAAGGAAATGTTTGACCAAACCCATGTCCAAAAACTACCAAATGGCCTAAAAATGAAAGACGTCTCAGGATCAGTGGTCGTGATTATGGTGCCTCTCCCGGCGCAAGGCCACCTCAACCAGCTCCTCGAGCTCGCCCACCTCGTCGCCTCCTATGGCATCCCTGTCCACTACGTCGGCTCCGCCTCCCACAACCGCCAGGCCAAGGTACGCTTCCATGTCCTGGCCTCGTCCCTGACCAGCAACATCTGTTTTCATGACTTCCCGACCCCGCCCTTCCTGTCTCCTACCCCGAACCCTAATTCCCCCAATAAGTTCCCGTCCCACCTCCAGCCGGCGTTCGACGCCACCGCGTCGCTCCGTGGCCCCGTCGCCTCTCTCGTCCGCTCCCTCTCCTTGGAGTCGAGGCGCGTCATCGTGGTGCACGACTCAATGATGGCGTCTGTGGTCCAGGACACTGCCTCAGTCCCCAAAACCGAGAACTACGTCTTCCACTCGGTTTCCGCATTCGCGCTCTATTGGTACACGTTGGAGGCCACAGGGAGGACGCTCCCGCAGAAGGAACATGTCGACATCACGGAGCTCTTCTTGTCCAAGGGCTCCCCGTCCCTCCTGGACGTCTTCACAGACGAGTTCTTGAAGTTCATGGCGTCACAGCATGAGTTCTTGAAGTTCAGCTCGGGGAGCATCTACAACACATGCAGGGTCGTTGAAGGCCGTTATGTAGACTTATTTGCCAGCGTAACGGCCAATGGCACCATGACCAAGCACTGGGCGATCGGGCCGTTCAACCCGCTCAAATTACCCGAAAAGGAGTCGAGAAGATCGGCTCACGTCTGCATGGAGTGGCTCGACAAGCAAGCGCCAAGCTCAGTGATATACGTGTCCTTTGGCACCACAACGGCTCTGAGCGACCAGCAGATCCGCGAGATCGCGATCGGGTTGGAACGTAGTGGACAGAAGTTCATCTGGGTATTGAGGGAAGCTGATAAGGCGGACATTTTCAGCGGAGGAGGAGAGGCGAGGAAAATCGAACTGCCCCAAGGGTTCGAAGAGACGGTGGAGACTCGAGATTTAGGGGTGGTGGTGAGGGACTGGGCACCGCAGCTGGAGATCTTAGGGCACCCTGCGACGGGTGGGTTCTTGAGCCACTGCGGGTGGAACTCCTGCATGGAGAGCATCAGCATGGGAGTGCCAATCCTCGCATGGCCGATGCATTCGGATCAGCCAAGAAATGCCGT is a genomic window containing:
- the LOC115729020 gene encoding zeatin O-glucosyltransferase-like isoform X3, giving the protein MKDVSGSVVVIMVPLPAQGHLNQLLELAHLVASYGIPVHYVGSASHNRQAKVRFHVLASSLTSNICFHDFPTPPFLSPTPNPNSPNKFPSHLQPAFDATASLRGPVASLVRSLSLESRRVIVVHDSMMASVVQDTASVPKTENYVFHSVSAFALYWYTLEATGRTLPQKEHVDITELFLSKGSPSLLDVFTDEFLKFMASQHEFLKFSSGSIYNTCRVVEGRYVDLFASVTANGTMTKHWAIGPFNPLKLPEKESRRSAHVCMEWLDKQAPSSVIYVSFGTTTALSDQQIREIAIGLERSGQKFIWVLREADKADIFSGGGEARKIELPQGFEETVETRDLGVVVRDWAPQLEILGHPATGGFLSHCGWNSCMESISMGVPILAWPMHSDQPRNAVLIAQVLKIGLIVKDCMSQNKVVKSPAIQGAMKALMASEQGNETRKRAVKLGAAVRGSMDEGGVSRAELDSFIAHISR